The following are encoded together in the Candidatus Woesebacteria bacterium genome:
- a CDS encoding DnaJ domain-containing protein — MSEKSDYYDILGVSKNATDEELKKAYRKQAIEWHPDKHQSDKEAAEKRFKEINEAYQILSDKEKRAAYDRFGHSAFSPGGAASGAGGFPGGNPFGGGGSWKVYTSGTGGQNTAGFDFGDPFDIFEQFFGGGNPFRRAQSVPRYGVTIGFMEAIKGVEKRVSIDGKERKIKIPAGVDEGSRIRFDDFMLSINIEPHGLFERDGMDIYVKVEIPYSLAVMGGKIEVPTVEEKVKLKIRPGTKSGTMIRLRGKGVTRLHGRGRGDEYVRLQIVVPDKLSRSQKNLIKELEKEGL; from the coding sequence ATGTCAGAAAAATCCGACTATTACGACATCTTAGGTGTAAGCAAAAATGCAACCGACGAAGAACTCAAAAAAGCCTATCGGAAACAAGCAATTGAATGGCATCCGGACAAGCACCAGAGTGACAAAGAGGCTGCAGAGAAGCGATTTAAAGAAATAAACGAGGCTTACCAAATACTTTCGGACAAGGAAAAACGTGCTGCGTATGATCGTTTCGGTCACTCGGCATTTTCCCCTGGTGGTGCGGCATCCGGTGCGGGAGGTTTTCCGGGCGGTAATCCATTTGGTGGTGGCGGATCTTGGAAAGTTTACACTTCAGGAACAGGTGGGCAAAATACTGCCGGATTTGATTTTGGTGACCCATTCGACATTTTTGAGCAGTTTTTTGGTGGGGGAAATCCGTTTAGACGTGCGCAGAGTGTTCCGCGATATGGTGTAACAATTGGATTTATGGAAGCAATAAAAGGCGTAGAGAAACGAGTAAGTATTGACGGCAAAGAGAGAAAAATAAAAATCCCCGCAGGCGTCGACGAAGGATCGAGAATTCGGTTTGACGACTTTATGCTGTCAATTAATATTGAGCCACACGGATTATTTGAACGTGATGGCATGGATATTTATGTTAAAGTAGAAATTCCCTATTCACTGGCTGTTATGGGTGGAAAAATTGAGGTGCCGACAGTGGAAGAAAAGGTTAAGCTAAAAATAAGACCGGGAACGAAATCCGGTACGATGATCAGACTTCGCGGTAAGGGTGTAACTAGACTCCACGGTCGTGGACGAGGTGATGAATATGTGCGTCTGCAGATAGTTGTTCCGGATAAATTATCACGATCGCAAAAAAATCTGATTAAAGAATTGGAGAAAGAAGGTTTATAA
- the rpsO gene encoding 30S ribosomal protein S15: MALQTEEKQQIIKKFAREKGDTGSPEVQIALLTAQIEKLAEHLKSHKKDIHSRRGLLSMVSKRRRLLNYLKKRDEGRYKELTKALNLNK; encoded by the coding sequence ATGGCATTACAAACAGAAGAAAAACAACAAATAATTAAAAAGTTCGCGAGAGAAAAAGGTGATACCGGATCTCCAGAAGTACAAATCGCACTTCTTACGGCTCAAATCGAAAAGCTTGCAGAACATCTTAAATCACATAAAAAAGATATTCATTCGAGAAGAGGGCTTTTAAGTATGGTAAGTAAAAGAAGAAGGTTGTTAAATTATCTGAAGAAAAGAGATGAAGGTAGGTACAAAGAGCTCACAAAAGCGCTTAATTTGAATAAATAA
- a CDS encoding uracil-DNA glycosylase — translation MNKHEELAELKKEMLADDSLPLKKGATNLVFGSGSPDTKVMFIGEGPGYWEDQKGIPFVGNAGALLNQLIELAGLKRDEVFITNVVHYRPPENRDPEEDELMAFRPYLDKMIEIIDPEVIVTLGRFSMGKFLPGVMISKVHGKKHSLMWKTKQIAVFPMYHPAAGLRNGSIKQSLYEDFKNLKKVLESSDDQKETTQATKIEQMNLI, via the coding sequence ATGAATAAACACGAGGAATTAGCGGAGCTCAAAAAAGAAATGCTTGCCGACGATTCACTTCCTTTGAAAAAGGGAGCTACAAACTTAGTTTTTGGAAGCGGAAGCCCAGATACAAAAGTTATGTTTATTGGAGAAGGACCTGGATATTGGGAAGACCAAAAGGGAATTCCTTTTGTAGGAAACGCAGGAGCATTGCTCAATCAGTTAATCGAACTTGCCGGTTTGAAACGTGACGAAGTATTTATTACAAATGTTGTTCACTATAGACCGCCGGAAAACCGTGATCCCGAGGAAGATGAATTGATGGCCTTTCGTCCATACTTGGATAAAATGATCGAAATAATAGATCCTGAAGTTATAGTTACGCTTGGCAGGTTCTCAATGGGAAAATTTTTGCCGGGGGTAATGATTAGCAAAGTGCACGGTAAAAAGCACTCACTTATGTGGAAGACTAAACAGATTGCAGTTTTCCCGATGTATCACCCGGCGGCTGGACTAAGAAATGGCAGTATTAAACAAAGTCTTTATGAAGACTTCAAAAACCTGAAAAAGGTACTTGAGTCAAGCGATGACCAGAAGGAGACAACCCAAGCGACAAAAATAGAGCAAATGAATTTAATTTAA
- a CDS encoding polyribonucleotide nucleotidyltransferase, with amino-acid sequence MKKIRKTIKLGEKELILETGHVAQQASGAVIATYGETVVLATVVAQPILIDKGYFPLSVEYEEELYAGGRIKGSRWVKRKGRPIDEEILVARLIDRSIRPLFDPAYEKDVQVIVSVLSLDMENKADIVGAIAVSAALEVSSIPWYGPIGIVRVGRKDKKFILNPTTAEMESSDMDLVVSSTKDAIIMIEMGAKQILEKETLEGIEFAKKETEKLISFIQSFAKETGREKEKLITRALNAGVHKKVKELTQGKMSEMVSKMATKEVGYEAFNELKAAVVDTFEVEEKKDAALYFEEIFHQEIRNGLLKGKRPDGRKLDELRKLSAEVAVLPRTHGSGLFQRGQTQALTIATLGSVELEQLIETAEGETSKRYIHHYSMPPFSVGETGKVGSPNRREIGHGALAEKALEPVIPAKEVFPYTMRVVTQILSSNGSTSMASVCGSSLSLMDAGVPITAPVAGIAMGVVVESEKDFQVITDIVGVEDGGGDMDFKVAGTKEGITALQLDVKTLKLTASMLKKAFEQARKAREEILSVMLKAIDKPRENVSQYAPKIKLIKIDREKIGELIGPGGKTIKRISEQTGAEINVDDDGSVSISAVNVENLEAAVNAVEGLTKEIKPGEIYDGTVKRLLTFGAFVEILPGREGLVHVSDMSEEYVKDPADVLKEGQEVKVRVKEIDDFKRLNLSMLLDGDKPKGPSKGNYGSPSRHSSGDRGGRQFGGQRGRQQGGRKSGFRGDRDRDRDRDRSHGSQGGKGGPHFPASRLVDMDKKEDFNN; translated from the coding sequence ATGAAAAAGATTAGAAAAACTATAAAGTTAGGTGAAAAGGAACTGATTTTGGAAACAGGACACGTTGCCCAGCAAGCAAGTGGTGCTGTTATTGCTACGTATGGCGAAACGGTGGTTTTAGCTACAGTTGTTGCGCAACCAATATTGATAGACAAAGGTTACTTCCCTCTTTCGGTTGAATACGAAGAAGAACTCTATGCAGGAGGGAGAATCAAGGGTTCACGATGGGTCAAAAGAAAAGGACGTCCGATCGATGAGGAAATTTTGGTGGCAAGACTAATTGACCGTTCTATTAGACCGCTTTTTGATCCCGCCTATGAGAAAGATGTACAGGTAATAGTGTCGGTATTATCGCTCGATATGGAAAATAAAGCCGATATTGTTGGTGCTATCGCAGTCAGTGCCGCTTTAGAAGTATCGTCAATACCATGGTACGGTCCGATCGGAATTGTGCGAGTCGGTAGGAAGGACAAAAAATTTATCTTAAATCCCACAACAGCAGAAATGGAATCTTCGGATATGGATTTAGTTGTCTCATCCACAAAGGATGCGATTATTATGATCGAAATGGGAGCCAAGCAAATTCTCGAGAAAGAAACTCTTGAGGGTATTGAATTTGCCAAAAAAGAAACAGAAAAATTGATTTCCTTTATTCAAAGTTTTGCCAAAGAAACGGGAAGAGAAAAGGAAAAACTTATCACAAGAGCATTAAATGCCGGAGTACATAAGAAAGTTAAGGAATTAACACAAGGCAAGATGTCAGAAATGGTCTCGAAAATGGCCACAAAAGAAGTGGGCTATGAAGCTTTTAATGAACTCAAGGCTGCCGTTGTTGACACTTTTGAGGTAGAAGAGAAAAAAGATGCAGCTTTGTATTTTGAAGAAATCTTTCACCAGGAAATACGCAACGGTCTTTTGAAAGGGAAAAGACCCGATGGTAGAAAATTAGATGAACTCAGAAAACTATCAGCAGAGGTCGCCGTATTACCTAGAACTCACGGAAGCGGACTTTTCCAAAGAGGCCAAACACAAGCTTTGACAATTGCAACTCTCGGTAGCGTCGAACTTGAGCAATTGATTGAGACAGCAGAAGGAGAAACTTCAAAAAGATACATTCATCATTATTCTATGCCGCCTTTTTCCGTTGGAGAAACGGGGAAGGTGGGATCTCCCAACAGACGTGAAATCGGACATGGTGCATTAGCAGAAAAAGCTCTTGAACCTGTTATTCCAGCAAAGGAAGTTTTTCCATATACGATGCGTGTTGTGACTCAGATTTTAAGCTCCAACGGATCAACAAGTATGGCAAGTGTTTGCGGATCAAGTCTTTCCTTGATGGATGCGGGAGTTCCAATTACCGCTCCGGTTGCAGGTATAGCAATGGGTGTAGTTGTTGAATCGGAAAAAGACTTTCAAGTTATAACTGACATCGTCGGTGTTGAAGACGGCGGCGGCGATATGGATTTCAAGGTTGCAGGCACAAAAGAAGGTATTACAGCTCTTCAGCTTGATGTAAAAACGTTAAAACTTACAGCTTCGATGCTTAAAAAAGCATTTGAGCAAGCAAGAAAAGCCAGAGAAGAAATTCTATCTGTAATGCTAAAGGCTATTGATAAACCAAGAGAAAATGTTTCTCAATATGCTCCGAAAATCAAGCTTATCAAAATTGACAGAGAAAAAATTGGAGAACTTATTGGCCCAGGTGGAAAGACAATTAAACGTATTTCCGAACAAACGGGCGCGGAGATTAACGTCGATGACGACGGATCGGTTAGTATTTCAGCGGTCAACGTCGAAAATCTTGAAGCAGCTGTAAATGCAGTCGAGGGGTTAACCAAAGAAATAAAACCGGGAGAAATTTATGATGGAACAGTAAAACGCCTCCTTACATTTGGGGCATTTGTAGAAATATTACCGGGACGCGAAGGATTGGTGCATGTTTCCGATATGAGTGAAGAATATGTAAAAGACCCTGCCGATGTTTTAAAGGAAGGCCAAGAAGTAAAAGTGAGAGTAAAAGAAATCGATGATTTCAAGAGATTAAACCTTTCTATGCTACTTGATGGAGATAAACCCAAAGGTCCTTCAAAGGGAAACTATGGCTCACCTAGTCGGCATTCATCAGGCGATCGTGGTGGTAGACAATTTGGTGGACAAAGAGGCAGACAGCAGGGTGGAAGAAAAAGTGGTTTCAGGGGAGACAGAGATCGGGATAGAGACAGAGATCGATCGCATGGAAGCCAGGGCGGCAAAGGCGGACCTCATTTTCCAGCAAGTAGATTAGTTGATATGGACAAAAAAGAAGACTTCAACAATTAA
- the nusA gene encoding transcription termination factor NusA, with protein sequence MQTPRTEFAQALKAIAAERGLEAEVILETIKQAIVAAYKRDAREYGEEEEAEEMMYEVELDPVNGEAKVFAWHEDKPEDKKDVTPPGFGRIAAQTAKQVIHQKIKEAEKGAVMDEYSDRVGGLVSGMILRFDGPNVRVDLGRTEGIMPVEERVPNERLNPNQRLSFLLKAIEDGPRGKNVILSRADSLFVQKLFEREVPEIGSGGVIVEAIARESGVRTKIAVSSSQPGVDPVGSCVGQKGVRVQAVTNELGGERVDIVPWSNDIKECIKSALSPAEGLFVKLDEKTKTAIVKAPYDQLSLAIGRDGQNARLAAKLTKWKIEVEDDGSQKNTSTDVEVKPQEEDVVNVDEKKVEVEQTVEAVSEDAVQPVDQTKAVENKVEESEAAKK encoded by the coding sequence ATGCAAACACCAAGAACAGAATTTGCACAAGCATTAAAAGCAATCGCGGCAGAGCGTGGTTTGGAGGCGGAAGTTATACTTGAGACAATTAAACAAGCCATTGTTGCAGCTTATAAGCGTGATGCCAGAGAGTATGGCGAGGAAGAAGAAGCTGAAGAAATGATGTACGAAGTTGAACTTGATCCCGTCAATGGAGAAGCGAAAGTATTTGCGTGGCATGAAGATAAACCTGAAGACAAAAAGGATGTTACTCCTCCCGGGTTTGGAAGAATCGCAGCGCAAACAGCCAAACAGGTGATACACCAGAAAATCAAGGAAGCAGAAAAAGGGGCGGTGATGGATGAATATTCGGATAGAGTAGGAGGGTTGGTGTCGGGCATGATTCTTCGTTTTGATGGACCAAATGTTCGCGTCGACTTGGGAAGAACAGAGGGTATTATGCCGGTTGAAGAAAGAGTTCCAAACGAAAGACTCAATCCAAATCAAAGGTTATCATTTCTTCTAAAGGCGATCGAAGACGGACCTCGAGGTAAAAACGTCATACTTTCTCGTGCGGACAGTCTTTTTGTTCAAAAATTATTTGAAAGAGAAGTTCCTGAAATAGGATCCGGCGGCGTAATTGTTGAAGCAATTGCACGAGAATCTGGAGTACGTACTAAAATTGCCGTATCTTCGAGTCAGCCCGGTGTTGATCCGGTTGGATCATGTGTTGGTCAAAAGGGTGTTAGAGTTCAGGCTGTTACTAACGAATTGGGTGGCGAGAGGGTAGACATAGTTCCTTGGAGTAATGACATCAAAGAATGTATTAAATCGGCACTTTCACCCGCAGAAGGTCTTTTTGTAAAACTGGATGAAAAAACGAAAACAGCTATAGTAAAAGCACCGTACGATCAGTTGTCGCTCGCAATTGGACGTGATGGGCAAAACGCGCGACTCGCGGCAAAGCTTACAAAATGGAAGATTGAGGTTGAGGATGATGGATCACAAAAAAATACTTCAACGGATGTTGAAGTTAAACCTCAAGAAGAAGATGTGGTAAATGTTGATGAAAAAAAAGTTGAGGTAGAACAAACTGTAGAGGCTGTGAGTGAAGACGCCGTACAGCCGGTTGATCAAACAAAAGCCGTTGAGAATAAAGTTGAGGAATCTGAGGCAGCTAAAAAATAA
- a CDS encoding ribonuclease J yields the protein MDTLKFIGLSGTTGVTQNMYIYEYGNDMMVVDCGVGFPDADMFGVDLVIPDFSYVRKNRNKLKGVLITHGHEDHIGALPFFMKEFNVPIYSTRLVSEFIKEKLKDHGLAFDNLKVFNPESDVVTIGSFRATPFYIAHSIPDGVGFAIETPKEKVFHVADYKFDWTPVTGHPFDAQKAAHLAVGGVDLLVSDSLGSMTPGFTESEINIEERIEVISRKAKGKIFFTTISSNISRIQQALNVATRTGRYVSFIGFSIDTKAQIAKRLGFLNYPKGLVVMSKRLKRLKDTEQMYIISGGYGQAGSALYKVAMNEHKFIKARRNDMVIFSSDPAPPGTKESVDFLVDRFITMGLDVHYYDTQEDLHVSGHGSQEDIKTLFGLVRPKYFIPVGGTIRHNRGYATIAKSMGAKQDEIFELSPGDVVEFVGGKARRKGQVSVKTILVDGLGVGDVGSIVLRDRQLLAQDGIVIVHIQVDKAKNKLVNDPEIISRGFVFEKAKKDFLIGTQRKLREKIEAKEIVDKTAVKNITLDFLDRYFYDQTGRHPMILPVVVEI from the coding sequence ATGGACACACTAAAATTTATCGGATTATCAGGAACAACCGGAGTTACTCAGAACATGTATATATACGAATACGGAAATGACATGATGGTTGTTGATTGTGGCGTTGGTTTTCCCGACGCTGACATGTTTGGCGTGGACCTTGTTATTCCCGATTTTTCTTATGTCAGAAAAAATAGAAACAAACTAAAGGGAGTACTTATCACTCACGGACACGAAGATCATATCGGTGCGCTCCCCTTTTTCATGAAGGAATTCAATGTACCGATATATTCAACACGATTAGTTTCGGAATTTATTAAAGAAAAACTGAAAGACCACGGTTTAGCCTTTGACAATCTCAAAGTGTTTAATCCCGAGAGTGACGTTGTAACCATAGGCTCATTCAGGGCGACTCCGTTTTACATTGCTCACTCTATTCCCGATGGAGTGGGTTTTGCAATCGAGACTCCTAAAGAAAAAGTATTCCATGTTGCGGATTATAAATTTGACTGGACACCTGTTACAGGACACCCGTTTGATGCTCAAAAGGCAGCACATTTGGCAGTAGGCGGAGTGGATCTATTGGTTTCTGATAGTCTTGGATCGATGACGCCAGGATTTACCGAAAGTGAGATTAACATCGAAGAAAGGATAGAGGTGATTTCACGGAAAGCCAAAGGAAAGATATTTTTTACAACAATTTCTTCAAATATTTCCAGAATACAGCAGGCACTGAATGTTGCCACAAGAACGGGAAGGTACGTTTCATTTATCGGTTTTTCAATAGACACAAAAGCGCAAATTGCAAAAAGACTTGGTTTTCTTAATTACCCCAAGGGTTTAGTGGTGATGTCGAAAAGACTTAAAAGACTCAAAGACACTGAGCAAATGTATATTATTTCGGGCGGCTATGGCCAAGCGGGAAGCGCACTTTATAAGGTTGCCATGAATGAGCATAAATTCATAAAAGCCAGACGTAACGATATGGTAATTTTTTCGTCGGATCCCGCTCCTCCCGGCACTAAAGAAAGTGTTGATTTTCTGGTAGACAGGTTTATAACAATGGGTCTTGATGTCCATTATTACGATACACAGGAGGACTTACATGTTTCAGGGCACGGAAGCCAGGAAGATATCAAGACGTTGTTTGGTTTAGTTAGACCTAAATATTTTATTCCGGTTGGCGGAACTATCCGTCACAATCGTGGATATGCAACGATTGCCAAAAGTATGGGAGCAAAACAGGATGAAATATTTGAACTATCCCCCGGAGACGTCGTAGAATTTGTAGGTGGAAAAGCCAGGAGAAAGGGGCAAGTTTCCGTAAAGACGATACTTGTTGACGGGCTTGGTGTAGGCGATGTAGGGAGCATTGTGCTTCGGGATAGACAGCTTCTAGCGCAGGATGGCATAGTCATTGTTCATATTCAAGTAGATAAAGCAAAAAACAAACTTGTAAATGACCCTGAAATAATAAGCCGGGGGTTTGTTTTTGAAAAAGCCAAAAAAGATTTTCTCATCGGAACGCAAAGGAAACTTCGCGAGAAAATTGAAGCGAAGGAAATTGTCGACAAAACAGCCGTCAAAAACATCACTCTTGATTTTCTGGACAGATATTTTTACGACCAGACAGGCAGACACCCCATGATTTTACCCGTTGTTGTTGAGATATAG
- a CDS encoding AAA family ATPase codes for MAFEKIEKEIFELVEKVKSEPIPEELKDRILIRLNQLTNLTASSTFLPEFDRINGYIDWVISIPWEKKTADNLDLIHAQEVLDSTHYGLHDIKDRIVEYLAAMKLKMSKGEDRDFLRAPILCFVGLVGTGKTTIAASIAESMGRSFARIPFGGMGSPFDLRGESRMHAEAEPGRVIKALRQTQSRNPVILLDEIDRVTEEGRSSIMGVLVELLDPEQNNRFVDHYIDFPVNLSEVLFVATANNTHNISTAVMDRLEPLVLPSYSDQEKITIGKKYIYPKLLKAGGLTEQNLVIDDEVWAKVVRPLGFDSGMRTLERTINGVVRKVARLIVEGKAESYHVTVDNIKEFLPL; via the coding sequence ATGGCATTTGAAAAGATTGAAAAAGAAATATTTGAGCTTGTTGAAAAGGTAAAAAGTGAACCGATACCTGAAGAGTTGAAAGATAGAATTCTAATTAGGTTAAATCAATTGACCAACCTGACAGCTTCCAGCACTTTCCTCCCCGAATTTGACAGAATAAACGGCTATATTGACTGGGTAATTTCAATTCCGTGGGAAAAAAAGACTGCGGATAATTTGGACTTGATTCACGCTCAAGAAGTTTTAGACTCCACTCATTATGGTTTGCACGATATCAAAGACAGAATCGTCGAATATTTAGCGGCGATGAAACTAAAAATGTCAAAAGGAGAAGATCGGGATTTTTTGCGGGCTCCAATTTTATGTTTCGTTGGATTAGTGGGTACTGGTAAAACGACTATTGCTGCCTCGATTGCAGAATCGATGGGGCGAAGTTTTGCAAGGATTCCATTCGGAGGTATGGGAAGCCCATTTGATTTAAGAGGTGAATCAAGGATGCATGCCGAAGCCGAACCGGGAAGGGTGATTAAAGCCCTAAGGCAAACGCAAAGCAGAAATCCTGTAATTCTTCTTGACGAAATTGACAGAGTAACCGAAGAAGGACGATCTTCTATCATGGGTGTATTAGTTGAGCTGTTGGATCCTGAGCAGAACAACCGTTTCGTTGATCATTACATAGACTTTCCGGTAAACTTGTCGGAAGTGCTTTTTGTAGCGACGGCGAACAATACTCACAACATTTCAACTGCCGTTATGGACAGGTTGGAACCTCTGGTTTTACCTTCATATTCGGATCAGGAAAAAATCACTATTGGCAAGAAATATATTTATCCCAAGTTGTTAAAAGCCGGTGGATTAACAGAGCAAAACCTGGTAATTGACGATGAGGTGTGGGCAAAAGTTGTCAGGCCGTTGGGATTTGATTCGGGTATGCGTACGCTTGAACGGACGATTAACGGTGTCGTGCGGAAAGTTGCCAGATTGATTGTTGAAGGAAAAGCCGAGAGCTACCATGTAACCGTCGACAATATAAAAGAATTTTTGCCTCTTTGA
- a CDS encoding GTP-binding protein, translating into MKDQKPINPASWRPPVVSVLGHVDHGKTTLLDAIRRSNVANKEAGGITQSIGASTVTTKDGKQITFIDTPGHAVFNKMRSTGANVANVVVLVVAADDGVKPQTKEAIKYIKEAQVPFIVALTKIDLPGANVEKTKSELVNEQIMLDGFGGDVPVVLVSGKTGIGLDELLDMIILVSQMNETKEDNDPTFKAVIIETGKDKSGPIVSLVVKNGTLSIGDVVYSSSYSGKVKGMFDQHGKSVVQATPGQAVGVLGFSSLPPVGSIVTLDSSNNTKVVDRINANIEIAEGQIPVIIKTKSAGSLEAIEAHLPSQIVVVSSGVGDVTESDIFAAKSAKSSIFTFESKVPGGTLKLARTEGVIIEEFKIIYKLFERLEEIILKGQIVILGKAKILAEFPFDHRKVAGSKVTEGRIAKSDTLIVYRNDIEVGKSRIDSMRKEKNIIDVARQGEEFGIIFSDKLDFKPGDMVVSVRKH; encoded by the coding sequence ATGAAAGACCAAAAACCGATAAATCCTGCTTCGTGGCGTCCACCCGTCGTATCTGTATTGGGTCATGTTGACCACGGAAAGACAACTCTTCTTGATGCAATTAGGCGTTCTAACGTCGCAAACAAAGAGGCGGGCGGAATTACTCAAAGCATCGGCGCTTCAACTGTAACAACCAAAGACGGCAAGCAAATTACCTTTATTGATACACCCGGACATGCAGTTTTCAACAAGATGCGCTCTACCGGTGCAAATGTGGCTAATGTCGTAGTTTTAGTTGTAGCTGCAGATGATGGCGTAAAACCTCAAACCAAAGAAGCAATCAAGTATATAAAAGAAGCACAAGTCCCCTTCATTGTTGCGTTAACAAAAATTGATTTACCGGGAGCAAATGTTGAAAAAACCAAATCTGAATTAGTTAATGAACAAATTATGCTGGATGGTTTCGGTGGAGATGTACCCGTGGTTCTGGTTTCAGGGAAAACGGGGATCGGTCTTGATGAACTTTTGGATATGATTATTCTGGTGTCACAGATGAATGAAACCAAGGAAGACAATGATCCCACCTTTAAAGCAGTGATTATTGAAACCGGAAAAGACAAAAGCGGACCGATCGTCTCACTTGTGGTAAAAAATGGCACTCTTTCTATCGGCGATGTTGTTTATAGTTCGTCTTATTCGGGCAAAGTAAAAGGCATGTTTGATCAACACGGCAAATCGGTTGTACAAGCAACTCCGGGTCAGGCGGTTGGTGTTTTGGGTTTTAGTAGCCTTCCTCCGGTTGGGTCGATAGTAACTTTGGATAGCAGTAATAACACTAAAGTTGTAGACAGAATAAATGCAAACATTGAAATAGCAGAAGGTCAAATCCCGGTAATAATTAAAACAAAAAGTGCAGGATCGCTTGAAGCGATTGAGGCACATTTACCCAGCCAGATAGTTGTTGTATCTTCGGGTGTTGGCGATGTTACCGAAAGCGATATCTTTGCGGCAAAATCGGCAAAATCAAGTATTTTCACATTCGAATCAAAAGTTCCGGGGGGTACTCTCAAACTTGCACGGACAGAAGGAGTAATTATTGAGGAGTTTAAAATTATTTACAAACTTTTCGAGAGATTGGAAGAAATTATTTTGAAGGGTCAAATCGTGATTTTAGGTAAGGCAAAAATATTGGCTGAATTTCCGTTTGATCACCGGAAAGTAGCCGGGTCAAAGGTAACGGAAGGGAGAATTGCTAAATCCGACACGCTTATTGTTTATAGAAACGACATTGAAGTAGGTAAGTCGAGAATCGATTCAATGAGGAAAGAGAAAAATATTATTGATGTTGCACGACAGGGTGAAGAATTTGGAATAATATTTTCGGACAAACTTGATTTCAAACCGGGCGATATGGTAGTATCCGTGCGTAAACACTAA